Sequence from the Candidatus Aegiribacteria sp. genome:
CCCTCCCTCGAAGAGTGCTGTTCCAGTAGCCTGGAAGAGCGGGCCCTGAGCAAACGAAATAATGCTCCATAGGGGAAAGCGAACCGCTCGGGGGAACAAATGCTCCCATAATTCCCTCTGCGAAGAGCCCGCCGCCCGGTCTTAAGAAACGGTGAACGGGAGCACCCCCGGTTACTCGACCTGCATATATCCTGGTTCTGGCCAGATAATTTCCCCAGAGCCTGCCTGTCAGTTCAATTTTGCCATCTATCCTTGCGTAAGCCCCATCATTCCATTCAGGAGAGGCCAGAACGCTCAAAGCCCCTTTCCATGATAACCTGTAGTTTCGATCAACGGCGGCTATACATGTTGTGAATTCAAAAGCATTACCTTCCTCAACGTTCAAAGCACCGTATACCGTTGTATCCTCCACACTGAACAGATCCATATCAAGAGAGATCCTGTAATGGGGATCGGTGGCTACCCTGCCGCTCCGCAGATAGTCAGCACCAATAGAGGCTCTCCCGATTCCGTACCCTCTTGAAATTCTGGAAGATAAATAGATACTTCGTCGATATTCCCGGTAAAGAGGCATATGAAATGAAGCTCCCCACGCTGAGTAACTTTCACTCTCGAAAGGAATCGAGGCAGATGCAGTCCAGGTGTACGGACCGCCCATATACGATGGAATCGTTGATGACATGCAGATAATATCAGCTCTCCATGAATGATCAGCGTAAGATGGGAATGGGAGAATCCACATACTGTGATGAGTCGGCCTTGGAAATGGAAGGAACATCGGTTTAAGCTGACCGAGAGGCGGTGAGGCGTTATTCCACGGCGCCCTGTCAGGCATGCATAAAAAGGGGTCTACAACAACTGCATCCCAATTCCCGCCAACTGTGACCGTATCGTTCAATCCCATAGCAAGTGCGGTTTCTGTAATGAGTGAGTCTTCACCGGATATAAATAGAAGGTCAAGTTTCACTGAGTGGGGAACATCACCCGCGACAATTGCAGTGGTTGAATCCGTGCTGAAGGTTACATTCTTTATGAGAACATCCGCATTTGCGGTTCCTCTGAGCCAGAAATTGAATTCTTCCTCCCAGGATCTTTCTGTTACTTCTTCCACTATTGCCTGGAAATCATCGGTATGAGGGTGATGGTACTTGAACCTCTCGAAGTAGATCGACATAACCTGATTAAAATCATCTTCACCCATCTGCTTCTGCAGCATCCGCATGAACAGAGCCGGTTTGGCGTAATAGGTAAACCCGGTTGGATGGCTTCCGTCTCCGGCCTCGGTAGCATCGCTGAGTACCGGTATTTCTTCCCCGGCCATAGTACCTGTTACATATGTCATAAAACTCATGTCCTGATCGCTCAGCTCCAGTATCCAGTCCGGAGTTCTGGACATATTTCCACTGAAGCCATGTCTTCTCTGCATGTAGCGAAGTTCGCTGAAGGTGTTCATTCCTTCATCCAGCCAGGCTTCTTCTACTTCATCATTACCGAGCATCCCGTAAAACCACTGGTGTCCGATCTCATGCATCGTGACCATCTCAAGAATCCTTAGAAATGGAAAATCAGGTACGGAGAACACGAACTGGGGATATTCCATCCCCCCCGCGCTCACAACAACCGGCTCCACTACCCAGAGGTCTTCGTAGGGGTAGGGCGTATACCATTCTCCATAGTACAGGAGAGTGGAATCGATAACTGCGGGAACCTCATCCCAGTGATCATCTGAATCATCAAGCAGAACCAGATGCACATTCACCGAACAGGAACCCAGGTTTTCAGGATAGATGTATGTGTGTTCACGTACAGTATAGTCAGGACTGGCTGCCCAGACGAAATCGTGAACATTTTCAGCGATCCAGACTTCTGCTCTTCTGAGAGAGTCCTCGGTAAAAAAAGTGTTTTCAACTCTTCCTGTAGCAGCGGTGATAAATTCCCCCGGAACATCAATTGTTACCGAGTAATTCCCGTAATCGCTGTAAAACTCTCCCCTCCAGTGATATCGTGCCCGGTGCCATCCATTCTCATCGAGAACGCACATCTTGGGATACCACTGCGTTATCTGATACGTATCACCACTGTGCCCCATCCTGCTCCAGAATTTGGGGACCTGTACATCAAAATCACCACAAAGGAGAATGGATTCGCCTGATTGAAGGGGATCATCAAGCGGTATAAAGGCCAGAGTACCATCAATTGAAGGTTCGACAGCTTCCCCGTCCACACTCCAGTTCGAAAGGTCGATCCAGCCCCTTTCTGACGGAGGGGATGCCCGGAAACAATAGCGTCCGACAGCTTCAAGATCCTGCCCGAACGCAGTCGTATGATCTCTGTAAGCGTTTGGATAAAGATGAAGCCAGAGTGTATCAACAGGAAACTCTACTCCGTTGGTGAACATAATTTCCAGGGAACCGTGAAACATGTTTGAATCCGGCTGAAGCGAGACGCTAATATCGTAGTCAGCCCTGCTTTCAGGACCTGGATAACCGGCAGCAACCAGAACCGCAAGAACTAATCCTGACACCATCAGAGGAACCTCCAAATAAGTAATGTTTATCATAGTATGAAGACTTCTGCAATAAAGAACAATCACAGTCAAACTGAAAAGGCTGAGGAGAATGTCGGAAGTAAAGGCATGACCCGGTCAATAAATTGAATTACATTTCGAACAGGAGGCTATCATGGAATGGGTTGATAAGGATTCAGGCAGAATTCCCATAATGTTCTGGAGCACTGATGTGGAGAAGATTGCGATGGACCAGGCAATCAACCTGTCCCGGCACAGCCAGACATTCCATCATGTGGCAATAATGCCTGATTGCCATCCCGGATACGGAATGCCCATTGGCGGAGTCATTGCCTGCGAGCATTCGATTATTCCATATGCTGTAGGTGTGGACATAGGCTGCGGTATTGTTGCCACACGAACAGATATTCCAGCTGACGATATGAGTAATAATGATATCAGAGGAATCATCGATCGCGCAGGAAAGAGAATTCCGACAGGAGAAGGAAATTCTCACAGGTCAGTTCAAAGCTGGGATCAATTTGAACGCCTTCCGTCATGGTTCGACAAAAGAGGGAATGATCTGGCTGAGAAAAGTCTGGGAACCCTTGGGGGAGGTAATCACTTTCTGGAGATTCAGGCCGGTGATGACGGGTGGATCTGGCTCATGATTCATTCCGGTTCCCGGAATCCGGGATATCGAATTGCCGGACATCATCATGAAAAGGCTGTGAAGTTCTGTATTAATAACCGGGAAGAACTGCCGTCAAAGGATCTTTCCTACCTCCAAGTTAATTCTCCCGATGGAAGAGACTATATCAGAGAAATGGAATTCGCAATGGATTTTGCTTCCGAGAACCGTAGAAGGCTTATGACATCTTTCAAGGATGCATTCACCGAAGTAAAGGGGAATGTCAGTTTCTCAAAGGAAGTCAATATACACCATAATTACGCAGCCCTGGAAAAACACTTCGGCAGAAAGGTCTGGGTTCACAGGAAAGGCGCTACTTCAGCACGGAAAGGTCAGAAGGGAATCATTCCCGGCAGCATGGGAACATTCTCGTACATTGTCGAGGGTCTCGGGAATCCTGATTCATTCAACAGCTGCTCGCATGGAGCTGGAAGGGTCATGGGGAGAAGAGAAGCTTCCAGAATACTCTCTGTAAGCGACTGCGACAGATCCATGAAAGGTATCGTTTTCGAAGGATGGAAAAGATACAAGGGATACGGCCGAAAGAAACATGGTTCTCCTTCACTTGATCTCAGTGAAGCTCCAGCAGCCTATAAGAATATAGATGATGTGATGAAAGCCCAGCGGGACCTTGTAACACCTGTCGTCAGACTGAAACCACTTGGTGTTGTGAAAGGCTGATTATGAGAGTACCGGGTCTCATTCGAATCCAGAGGGTAATATTGAAAGTGTAATCGGAAAGGAAACTCAATGCTGAAAGAAATCCAAATTAGACGCAGCGTCAGAAAATACAGAGATGAACAGATCCCTACTGACAAGCTCGAATCACTGCTTCGTGCTGCAATGCAGGCTCCTTCTGCCCGTAATTGTCAACCCTGGGAATTCGTAGTAATCACTCAGCGAGCATTACTGAAAAAGATCCCGGAATTCCATCCATACTCAAAGATGGTTCCGAATGCCGGAGCTGCGATTCTCGTATGCGGCAACACCAGGCTTCAAAGCGAACCGGGATATATCGTGCAGGATTGTTCGGCAGCTG
This genomic interval carries:
- a CDS encoding RtcB family protein gives rise to the protein MEWVDKDSGRIPIMFWSTDVEKIAMDQAINLSRHSQTFHHVAIMPDCHPGYGMPIGGVIACEHSIIPYAVGVDIGCGIVATRTDIPADDMSNNDIRGIIDRAGKRIPTGEGNSHRSVQSWDQFERLPSWFDKRGNDLAEKSLGTLGGGNHFLEIQAGDDGWIWLMIHSGSRNPGYRIAGHHHEKAVKFCINNREELPSKDLSYLQVNSPDGRDYIREMEFAMDFASENRRRLMTSFKDAFTEVKGNVSFSKEVNIHHNYAALEKHFGRKVWVHRKGATSARKGQKGIIPGSMGTFSYIVEGLGNPDSFNSCSHGAGRVMGRREASRILSVSDCDRSMKGIVFEGWKRYKGYGRKKHGSPSLDLSEAPAAYKNIDDVMKAQRDLVTPVVRLKPLGVVKG
- a CDS encoding nitroreductase family protein, producing MLKEIQIRRSVRKYRDEQIPTDKLESLLRAAMQAPSARNCQPWEFVVITQRALLKKIPEFHPYSKMVPNAGAAILVCGNTRLQSEPGYIVQDCSAAVQNLLLEAVHQNLGAVWLGVYPREERMKGMTELFDLPEHIIPVALISIGVPAEVPEPEDRFRKEKIHFQEWGRA
- a CDS encoding M1 family metallopeptidase — encoded protein: MVSGLVLAVLVAAGYPGPESRADYDISVSLQPDSNMFHGSLEIMFTNGVEFPVDTLWLHLYPNAYRDHTTAFGQDLEAVGRYCFRASPPSERGWIDLSNWSVDGEAVEPSIDGTLAFIPLDDPLQSGESILLCGDFDVQVPKFWSRMGHSGDTYQITQWYPKMCVLDENGWHRARYHWRGEFYSDYGNYSVTIDVPGEFITAATGRVENTFFTEDSLRRAEVWIAENVHDFVWAASPDYTVREHTYIYPENLGSCSVNVHLVLLDDSDDHWDEVPAVIDSTLLYYGEWYTPYPYEDLWVVEPVVVSAGGMEYPQFVFSVPDFPFLRILEMVTMHEIGHQWFYGMLGNDEVEEAWLDEGMNTFSELRYMQRRHGFSGNMSRTPDWILELSDQDMSFMTYVTGTMAGEEIPVLSDATEAGDGSHPTGFTYYAKPALFMRMLQKQMGEDDFNQVMSIYFERFKYHHPHTDDFQAIVEEVTERSWEEEFNFWLRGTANADVLIKNVTFSTDSTTAIVAGDVPHSVKLDLLFISGEDSLITETALAMGLNDTVTVGGNWDAVVVDPFLCMPDRAPWNNASPPLGQLKPMFLPFPRPTHHSMWILPFPSYADHSWRADIICMSSTIPSYMGGPYTWTASASIPFESESYSAWGASFHMPLYREYRRSIYLSSRISRGYGIGRASIGADYLRSGRVATDPHYRISLDMDLFSVEDTTVYGALNVEEGNAFEFTTCIAAVDRNYRLSWKGALSVLASPEWNDGAYARIDGKIELTGRLWGNYLARTRIYAGRVTGGAPVHRFLRPGGGLFAEGIMGAFVPPSGSLSPMEHYFVCSGPALPGYWNSTLRGRAAFSIEQRFPLPLPIFPVEIFGGAGWLGDSFEDFSGDDILLNAGIAVRIAMLEAIFPIWVSDPEGDDGEWEFRWRIGLSPAGFPDLY